The proteins below are encoded in one region of Helianthus annuus cultivar XRQ/B chromosome 2, HanXRQr2.0-SUNRISE, whole genome shotgun sequence:
- the LOC110921045 gene encoding F-box protein At2g23160 isoform X3, which translates to METLEEQWKTTDDRSAKKTHISFPNEIIEEILSRLPVKSILRFRSVSKPWLSLISTPSFTKLHFTRATAAHRTALFISVYDDFTKNHSFLSAPHDGGPVTHLMTLGHAYLSCYTQAEYLNGLICLTCVTLHSVIHGERSMWSLLLALLGMTCTSTTTAAFVSIV; encoded by the exons ATGGAAACCCTAGAAGAACAATGGAAGACGACGGATGATCGATCGGCCAAGAAGACCCATATTTCATTCCCAAATGAAATCATCGAAGAGATCCTCTCCAGACTACCCGTTAAATCCATCCTCCGATTCAGATCAGTCTCCAAACCATGGCTCTCGCTCATCTCCACTCCATCATTCACCAAACTCCACTTCACTCGCGCCACGGCTGCCCACCGCACTGCCTTATTTATTTCCGTTTACGATGATTTCACTAAAAATCATTCCTTTCTCTCAGCCCCTCATGATGGTGGACCCGTCACTCATCTGATGACACTCGGCCACGCTTATTTGTCTTGTTACACACAAGCTGAATATTTGAACGGGTTAATATGTTTAACTTGCGTAACATTGCATTCAG TTATTCATGGAGAAAGATCGATGTGGAGCCTCCTGTTGGCTTTACTTGGGATGACTTGCACTTCCACAACAACCGCAGCGTTTGTGTCAATAGTGTAG
- the LOC110921045 gene encoding putative F-box protein At1g47790 isoform X2: protein METLEEQWKTTDDRSAKKTHISFPNEIIEEILSRLPVKSILRFRSVSKPWLSLISTPSFTKLHFTRATAAHRTALFISVYDDFTKNHSFLSAPHDGGPVTHLMTLGHAYLSCYTQAEYLNGLICLTCVTLHSGNIFVPAFVLNPNTHKIFNVPDPYSQLYGGYIRYLFGFDESTNEHTILMIRNLFNPTAVELMVFSMSSYSWRKIDVEPPVGFTWDDLHFHNNRSVCVNSVVHLMYSSFAILAFNLRTEKFSVINLPYEHHDTLANDPRLIKISGCIGVVSHDRVVENNEINLWILQDYENRVWVREIITFPEPLIKLDVPFHVDYVNTDEIILSPSKLSGNVINVHVYNRKSRRFKSLQFTSGHQFSLSRNVQLNHIRGYVESMVSI, encoded by the exons ATGGAAACCCTAGAAGAACAATGGAAGACGACGGATGATCGATCGGCCAAGAAGACCCATATTTCATTCCCAAATGAAATCATCGAAGAGATCCTCTCCAGACTACCCGTTAAATCCATCCTCCGATTCAGATCAGTCTCCAAACCATGGCTCTCGCTCATCTCCACTCCATCATTCACCAAACTCCACTTCACTCGCGCCACGGCTGCCCACCGCACTGCCTTATTTATTTCCGTTTACGATGATTTCACTAAAAATCATTCCTTTCTCTCAGCCCCTCATGATGGTGGACCCGTCACTCATCTGATGACACTCGGCCACGCTTATTTGTCTTGTTACACACAAGCTGAATATTTGAACGGGTTAATATGTTTAACTTGCGTAACATTGCATTCAGGTAACATTTTCGTTCCGGCTTTTGTTCTTAACCCTAACACACATAAGATTTTTAATGTCCCAGATCCTTACTCCCAATTATATGGTGGGTATATCCGTTACCTATTTGGGTTCGATGAGTCTACAAACGAACATACCATTTTAATGATTAGGAATCTTTTTAATCCTACTGCGGTTGAACTTATGGTTTTCTCTATGTCAAGTTATTCATGGAGAAAGATCGATGTGGAGCCTCCTGTTGGCTTTACTTGGGATGACTTGCACTTCCACAACAACCGCAGCGTTTGTGTCAATAGTGTAGTGCACTTAATGTATTCTTCGTTTGCCATTTTGGCATTTAACTTGAGAACAGAGAAGTTTTCAGTAATTAACCTTCCCTACGAGCATCATGATACGCTGGCAAATGATCCCCGCCTCATAAAAATCAGTGGCTGTATTGGAGTTGTTTCTCATGATCGCGTTGTGGAAAACAACGAAATAAATCTCTGGATATTACAAGACTATGAAAACCGTGTTTGGGTTAGAGAAATTATTACATTCCCCGAGCCTTTGATCAAGTTAGATGTCCCTTTCCATGTAGATTACGTTAATACAGACGAGATTATCCTTTCCCCCAGCAAGTTATCCGGCAATGTGATAAACGTACACGTCTATAACAGGAAGAGTAGACGTTTTAAATCATTACAATTCACTTCGGGTCATCAATTTTCGTTGTCAAGAAACGTGCAGCTCAATCATATTAGGGGTTATGTTGAAAGCATGGTGTCTAT ATAG
- the LOC110921045 gene encoding putative F-box protein At1g47790 isoform X1 produces METLEEQWKTTDDRSAKKTHISFPNEIIEEILSRLPVKSILRFRSVSKPWLSLISTPSFTKLHFTRATAAHRTALFISVYDDFTKNHSFLSAPHDGGPVTHLMTLGHAYLSCYTQAEYLNGLICLTCVTLHSGNIFVPAFVLNPNTHKIFNVPDPYSQLYGGYIRYLFGFDESTNEHTILMIRNLFNPTAVELMVFSMSSYSWRKIDVEPPVGFTWDDLHFHNNRSVCVNSVVHLMYSSFAILAFNLRTEKFSVINLPYEHHDTLANDPRLIKISGCIGVVSHDRVVENNEINLWILQDYENRVWVREIITFPEPLIKLDVPFHVDYVNTDEIILSPSKLSGNVINVHVYNRKSRRFKSLQFTSGHQFSLSRNVQLNHIRGYVESMVSIYSAVPTFSEALIELRSNGPLQNYHFQHI; encoded by the coding sequence ATGGAAACCCTAGAAGAACAATGGAAGACGACGGATGATCGATCGGCCAAGAAGACCCATATTTCATTCCCAAATGAAATCATCGAAGAGATCCTCTCCAGACTACCCGTTAAATCCATCCTCCGATTCAGATCAGTCTCCAAACCATGGCTCTCGCTCATCTCCACTCCATCATTCACCAAACTCCACTTCACTCGCGCCACGGCTGCCCACCGCACTGCCTTATTTATTTCCGTTTACGATGATTTCACTAAAAATCATTCCTTTCTCTCAGCCCCTCATGATGGTGGACCCGTCACTCATCTGATGACACTCGGCCACGCTTATTTGTCTTGTTACACACAAGCTGAATATTTGAACGGGTTAATATGTTTAACTTGCGTAACATTGCATTCAGGTAACATTTTCGTTCCGGCTTTTGTTCTTAACCCTAACACACATAAGATTTTTAATGTCCCAGATCCTTACTCCCAATTATATGGTGGGTATATCCGTTACCTATTTGGGTTCGATGAGTCTACAAACGAACATACCATTTTAATGATTAGGAATCTTTTTAATCCTACTGCGGTTGAACTTATGGTTTTCTCTATGTCAAGTTATTCATGGAGAAAGATCGATGTGGAGCCTCCTGTTGGCTTTACTTGGGATGACTTGCACTTCCACAACAACCGCAGCGTTTGTGTCAATAGTGTAGTGCACTTAATGTATTCTTCGTTTGCCATTTTGGCATTTAACTTGAGAACAGAGAAGTTTTCAGTAATTAACCTTCCCTACGAGCATCATGATACGCTGGCAAATGATCCCCGCCTCATAAAAATCAGTGGCTGTATTGGAGTTGTTTCTCATGATCGCGTTGTGGAAAACAACGAAATAAATCTCTGGATATTACAAGACTATGAAAACCGTGTTTGGGTTAGAGAAATTATTACATTCCCCGAGCCTTTGATCAAGTTAGATGTCCCTTTCCATGTAGATTACGTTAATACAGACGAGATTATCCTTTCCCCCAGCAAGTTATCCGGCAATGTGATAAACGTACACGTCTATAACAGGAAGAGTAGACGTTTTAAATCATTACAATTCACTTCGGGTCATCAATTTTCGTTGTCAAGAAACGTGCAGCTCAATCATATTAGGGGTTATGTTGAAAGCATGGTGTCTATATACAGTGCCGTTCCTACGTTTTCGGAGGCCCTAATCGAACTACGAAGTAATGGACCTTTGCAAAATTatcattttcaacatatttag